In Janthinobacterium agaricidamnosum NBRC 102515 = DSM 9628, the DNA window GACCTTGACGGTCTTGAACCGAGCCATCTCGTAACGCTGTAACGGCAGCGCCAACAAGGCCGGCGCATCGATCTCGGCGAAGGTGCTGGCACGGCTGCCAGGCAGTTTTTGGAAGGGCTTCTCGTTGAGCCGCGTGAGCAACGGCGCCATAGCCTGATTGACCTCGTGCACGCTGCCGAACTGCTGATGACGCAGGCGCGCCATGATCCAGCGCTCGACGATCTGCACCGCCGATTCGGCCTTGGCCTTGTCCTGCGGATGGTACGGCCGCGCCGGCAGGATCGAGGTGCCGTAATGGCGCGCGAAGTCGAGCACGGTGTCGTTGCTGCGCGGCTCGTAGCGGTTGGCGTCCGAGATCATCGCACGCGGATTGTCGGGCACGATGAGCTGCGTCACGCCGCCGTAGAAGGCCAGCGCGCGCGCCGTCGATTCGAGCCAGTCGGCCATCGTCTCGCGCGGCGTGGCGCAGGCGTAGGTATAGCTCGACGCGCCCATCGAAGCGACGAAGATGTGCGCGCGCCCGCCATCGGTGAGCGCGATGGTGGGGCCGGCATAATCGATGAACAGCTTCTCGCCGGCGCGGTGGATCTGACGCATCGAACGCTTGAGCTGTCTGGCAAAGCGCCGGTAGTTTTCGCAGTATTGCGAGTAGGCGTAGGTTTGGCAATCCTCGTAGTCGGCGCGATGCTCTTCCCACAGCAGCATCAATGTCATGCCCTTGCGCCGCAGTTCATGGTGCATGCGCCCATAGTCGGGCTGCACATAGTCCCGCCCCTTTTGGGAGCCGACCAGTAAGCGCTGCTCCAGCCTTCTGATTACCCATATCTTTCGCACGCCAGATTAAACCCAAGCTGCATTTCTCGCTTGGTCAGGTATCTATAGCAACCTACTTTGTTGTGGTTGAGTCGGATCATTTGTGGCATCTACGATCTCAATTTCCCTACCCAAGAGAAAAAAATCGGGCACACTCAACGGCTCTACAATCTTTAGCGACTGGCTTTCGTCGTACTTTAAGCGCTCCCGAAGCTCCATAAGAAGCCGTCCAAGAATATTCTGGCCTATAAGAGTTCCATCCGGTCTTACAAAGGCCCCCCAGAAATTATCTTTGCTTGATTGCTCAACGATATCCCGTTCACCGGTACTCAACAGTAATTCGCCAAATGTTGAGTAATGACGGGCCAGCTTTACCCGGAGACTCCAGCGCATGATCTTGTGTCGAACCAGATCCCAATCGGACCTTGTTTCGTCTCTATAGGGCTTGCTCTTCCGTTTTGCAATCATCGGGCTCGCTTCATCAATTATGAATTGCTGCACATCAGGTCGATGTGGAAAACGGCAGACTTGGTATAGCGCCTCACTGGTCCTGATGGAAATACCATTCACCGATAGCGGAAAGCCCGATGCCATATTCGAAAGCCCCCCAAATTCATCTCTAGTTGTGTGAAAAACTACGCACTCACTCCTCACGTAGGTGCGCAGGTTTACCGTTTTGCTTTCATTTGGTGAAGGCTGCATTTTATTCGTATGTTTTACGGGGAAAGAGAGGATACCATTCCAACGCGCCACGCCCTTCTTGCTCTCCCCACCACAATGCAAGCGGCGAAGTATTAGGACAGTTCCGGTAAGTACAAATCGTGGAGCCGAAACCGACGCCGAAGCTGCCAAATCCTAATGGCTTTAGCACATTTGTAGGGCTCTTGATCTGCGAACGTATCTTTCTGCCTGCCTCTAGAAATTCATGCTCCAGTACTTGCCGACCTTCCTCCGTGATGAACACTTGGCTTTTACCTCCTGGCTTCCGAGCGGCGTACTGAAGCGTTTGTGCACGTACGTAATCGTCTGCGGCTTGCTCCTCACTCAATGCAATAGGCCAAAACACTCCAGAGTTGTGATTGTTCGTCACTCGATTTTCGACTTGGATTTGCTGTCCATATGCGACAGAGACGTCTTTACCAGATTCCGCAATTACCTTAGGTGTACGAGTATTGCGTGCGTAATACGTCGATGTATAGCTGACCAACGAGATGACCTTAACACTAGCCTTCGGTGGAGCGAATTTGAGCCAAGAACTAATGTCACTGGCGATCCGGCTACCTGTATAGGTAACGTCGTCGAGGTATACATATTTGCCGTCTGGCGTCCCACCAGCGTTGAGATCGACCTGAAATTTCTGCTTAAGCAATGGTACCATGAGGGCGATCATCTCCTTCTGGCTATGTCCATTTAATTGGATGTCCAAAACCTTTGCTTTTCGCCAGAACTCAGCAGGATTTGCACCCACGATGACAGCATTTTCACTGACCTTTGCTAACAAATCCAGCACTTTAGCCTTGGTGAGAAACGTCCGTTTCAAAACGACGTCAAATTCCCTGAGGAATATTATTTGATTCTCTGAAGAAAACTGCCTCGCCCATCTGTCCACATGCGCGACGTTTGGAGAAGCAATTTCTCCCTCCCGATACGTCTGAATGGTTGAAGCAATCGATACAAGAAGCGCGTCGCGTTCGTTCATTTTTTACCCTAGTTGTTGGTATTGCAAGCAACTATAGGTTACATAAGAGAATACAAGATGTCATTAAAAGAATAATTATTTCCGTACTTCACAGTTCGTCTCGGAAGCAGGGCTTGGCAAGGGGAAGTTGGCTCCACGCAGGAGCGCGTTGTGTCGACTCGACTGTCGAAAGTTCTAAAATAAAAAATGGCAGCATGATCACATGTATCATGCTGCCACTCGGTTAGCTGAATAGATTCAGCTGATGCGGATGCGACCGCCAGTGCTGCCGTACGTTCTCATCACGTCCAAAACGACGTCTGGTATATTGACGAACGAAAACGTCTTTTACTTTACTAAAGTTGCGCATAATGCACTCCTCTAACAAGATAGAGGGACATTAGTTCTTGCCTACGGCTGCATCTTGTCGTAAACTTTGCCTTGTCTAGTTATACGACAAGGATGCGGAGGTAGTGACAGGGCATGCCCTTACCTACCCTACATCAACGTGAAAGCGTTATCTCTCACGTGCAAGTTAGTAATCAGATGCAGTCGTTATTATCATCAAGCGGATTTTCAAAAACGACGCTCGCAACACGTAGTACAACATGTTTTACCTCCTTTCTCATGTTCGCCCTCACGGCGTGGATTGGATTACAAAGAAGCCCCTGTCCCCACAGGGGCTTTGTCTTTTTCAGCAAGACGATATAGGTTACCCATCTTCACTACTTGGCCGGAACCAATCAAGGTAGCTAATACATTGTAAATAAACTGGCTGTGCTTCTTCAGACTTGCCGGAGCATTGGGCACCTCGCTAATCAAGACCTTCAACTCTGCTGCGGCCAAACCTCCTGCGTGCCCCTTAAGGATCGATAAAATAATCTCACCGGAACTGCCCGAACGGGTTTGGGTTGAAGGTCCTTCTGGCAACGACTCACCACGAGCGATAATCGAATCGACTGTTTTTTTCGCATAAAGCAACCCACCGTGCTTAACAAGCACTCGCTTTTCAGATAGCTTACCGATGCCGTTGTAGAACCCCTTTTCTCCAACCGACGTTGGCATTGCAGGAAACTCATTTCGAATCGTAGTCAATAATTCCTTGTGAGCAAGCCCGGTGCTAGAATTTTCAAGTACATGCTGAATTGCTTTCGTCCAAGAAGGTACATTCTCGGAGTGGCTCCCATCAACGGCTGTCAAGGTGAACTCTGACGACACATCTGCGGTCGACTCATTAACACGAACAGGAACGGTTGCTACCTCTACTTCCTTCTGCACTTTAGGAACTACATTAAGCGCTGCATCCGGGTCGAAGCCCAGTGGCGCAAACATAAGAGCCGCTTCATAGCGCTTTTTCCGTTGCGAAATCCTTTCCGGTAACTCTTTGAGAAGCTGAACGTCAGCTTCCAGCTCATGCTTAAGCTGAAGAATGAATTCGGCAGAGAGTTCAGAGGGATTTACCATGACGCAAGCGTAAACCACCTCATCCGTAAACGCAAGGCGAAAATATGAGAAACCGCTGTTTTTCTATACAGCAGGGGAAAATTGCTCAAAAATGAGTAACGCCATACCCCATAGTGAAGAATGCAGATCTTTAGGGCGTGAGGGATGATTGTCGTGACAGTTTCCACGTCGGCTCATGCTTGCTTCCAGTGCTGTGGTCTAATTTGCCCGGACACCTCGATAGGTGGAAAATACAGCACCTGAGGAGTTAAGTATGTCGACAAGAAAACGTAGGACCTTCGATCCGAGCCTGAAACTGGAAGTGGTTCGGATGATCAATGAACAGGGCCAGAGCGTCCAGAACGTCAGCGAAAGCATGAGCATCGGGCAGACTGCGATCCGGCGCTGGCTGCAACAATACGGTGCCGAACAGAGCGGGCAGCCAGGCATAGGCAAACCGCTCACAGCCGAGCAGCAAAGGATCCGCCAGCTGGAGCTGGAGAATCAACAACTTCGGCAGGATGTCACCATATTAAAAAAAGCTTCGGCCTTCTTTGCCCGCGAAATGAAATGATTTATACCGTTATTCGCCAGTTGCAAAAGGAGGCCATCCCGGTCCTGCAGAGTTGCCGCGCCTTGGCCGTCAGTCGATCCGGTTTTTATGAGGCGCAGCGTGGTTCTGCCAAACCGCTTTTGTGCAAAGCGAGCGTGCATTTGCGGGCAGCGTTTATGGCCAGCCATCAGAGCTACGGCAGCCGCCGACTGGTTACCGCCATGGCCAGCGAAGGCTTCCACATCGGGCGCTACAAGGTGCGCAGCTTGATGCGCCAGGCGGCCTTGAAGCCCGTCTGGAAGCGTCAATTCGTCCATACGACAGACAGCAAGCACGGCTTGCCGGTCGCCGACAATGTATTGAACCGGCAGTTCAATCCGTGCGCGCCAAACCTGGCGTATGTGAGCGACATTACCTACATCCGCACCGGTGCCGGTTGGCTGTACCTGGCCACCGTGCTGGACCTGTACGCCCGCAAAGTGGTCGGATGGGCCATGGCGCCGAGCATGCCCGCCAAGCTGGTCTGCGATGCCTTGAATATGGCCATTCAGCAGCGCCAGCCGGCGCCCGGATTGATCGTCCATTCCGACCGGGGGAGCCANNNNNCACACACTTAATTAATTAAGTGTGTGNNNNNAGTATGCCAGCGAGCTTTACCAGGACCTGCTGGCCCGCCACGGTTTCGTCTGCAGCATGAGCCGCAAAGGCAACTGCTGGGACAATGCGGTCGCTGAACGCTTCTTCCTGAACCTCAAGATGGAGCGCGTCTGGCAGCGTCAATACGCCAACCACGCTGAGGCAAAAGCCGACATCACCGACTACATCGTCGGCTTCTATAACTGCAAGCGGATCAATTCAGTATTGGGCAATCTGCCGCCCTCTGTCTACGAACAGAAAATGGCAGAACGTGAACCTATCGTTGTGTCCGAAATTACTTGACCACAGCAACCGCAGCTACCTTAAATTTTTCCGTGTAACGCTTACCACTGATGATCTCTCCTTTGCCTAAATTATGGCTTAGGAGTGTCTACAATAGTCGTGGCGATTCAGGCACGAGTGAGCAGGAGAGCAAAATGAGGTTGCAGATTATACTCCGCCTATGTCAACCTGGACATGTCACCAAGCTTTCATACCCATAGTGTCAGTTTGGCCCTGTATTGGCGCTGAACTTTTGATGATTGCTTTTGCAAAATAGCCATGACAATATTAGATGTCGCTGTGGAACAAGAATTCGGCCTGGGCATCGACGCCGGCGGCAGCCGGACACGCTGGGCATTGTCCGCGCCGGATGGGCAAATCGTCGCCGAAGGCCAGGTTGACGGCTTGTCCGCCTTGCAGATGGCTACGGCTGATGGGCGGCTGTCGGTGCAGGCGACTTTTGCCAGCTTGTGCCAGGCTGTGCTGCACGCTGGCCGGCCGGTCCGGGTGCGCGCAGGATTGACCGGTTTTGGCGGCGACGGCGTTTTATTGGGACAGTGGCTTGCACAATTGTTGTCACTCGATCCGTTGGCGGTGACCTTGTGCAACGATATTGAGATCGCTTACCTCGACAGTTTTGCGCCGGGCCAGGGTTACCTGGTGTACGCCGGCACCGGCTCGATCGCCGCCTGGATCGATACCGATGGCGCCTTTCACCGGGCCGGCGGACGCGGCGTGATGCTCGACGATGGCGGCGGCGGATTCTGGATCGCCCGCCAAGCGCTGCGCCAGATCTGGCGCCGTGAAGATGAGCAGCCCGGCAGCTGGCCTGCATCGCCGCTGGCGCGGGCGGTGTTTGAACAGATTGGCGGCAGCGACTGGGATCGGTCGCGCCAGTTCATGTATGGTCAAGAGCGCGGCGCGGTCGGCCAGCTGGCGCTGGCGGTCGCGGCCAGCGCCGATAGCGATAAGGAAGCGCTGCTGATCTTGCAGCGCGCCGGACAAGAGCTGGCGCGGCTGGCGCTGGCGCTGACGCGCCGTTATGGCCAGCGGCCGGTGGTGTTGTCCGGCCGCGCGTCGGTGCTGCATCCGGCAATCGCCGTGGCGATGCGCGCAGCCTTGCCGGCCGAATGGAGCTTGCAACAAAAAGTGGCGCAGCCGCATTGCGCCGCGGCCCGCATCGCTGCGCGCAGTGTTGCCGAGTATTGAGTAGTGGATGACCGATTTGTTTTAACCTGGAGACACGCCCATGAAGACCATTTTCCTTGCCTTGATCGTTGCCTTCCTGACTGGCTGCGCCAGCACGACGCCGCCGACGCTGGATCATACCTACACGTCGCGCAGCCAGAGCGACCGGGTCAAGTTTGTCGTGATCCATTACACCGTCAGTAATTTGCCCAGCTCGATCAAGATTTTGACGGAGCAAGCGGTCAGCGCTCACTATCTGTTGACCGATACCGAGCAGCCGAAGTTTTATACCTTGGTCGATGAGTCGCGCCAGGCCAATCACGCCGGCATCAGCAACTGGAAGAACTATACCCAGTTGAATGTCAGCTCGATCGGCATCGAAATCGTCAACCCGGGTTTCCGGGATACGCCGGAAGGCCGGGTCTGGTATCCATTCCCGCAAGCGCAGCTGGACCAGTTGATTCCGCTGCTCAAGCAAATCGTTGCGCGCCACAATATCGCGCCGGAAAACATCCTGGGCCACAATGAAGTCGCGCCGCAGCGCAAGCAAGATCCGGGGCCGCTGTTCCCATGGCGCCAATTGGCCGACGCCGGCTTGATCAATTGGCCGGATGCGGCGCGCGTGGCGGGCCAGCGCGTGGTCTACGAGCAACTTTTGCCGGACGCGGTATGGTTCCAGCAACGGCTGGCGCTGCATGGCTATCCGATCGAGCAAACCGGCGTGTTCGATGAGCAAACCCGGAATGTGCTGATCGCCTTCCAGATGAAATTCCGCAACACCCGCTTCGACGGCACGCCGGATGGCGAAACCGCCGCCATTCTCGACGTGCTGACCACCCCGGCGCCAGTGATCCCGCCGGTCCCGGCGGTCGCGGCGCAGTAAGGTTGCAACTGTTCAACGACGTGATCAATCGATAAGGAATGCGGCAACCGATGACTTTTTCTTATATGCTGGCGGCTTTCGGGCAGCACATATAAGGATCAGTCATGCGGTTGCGGCACATCGAAGTTTTTCACGCGATCATGCAGGTCGGCACCATCAGCGGTGCGGCCCAGGTGTTGCACATCTCGCAGCCGGCCGTGACCAAGGTCTTGCAGCATTGCGAATTGCAACTGGGCATGCCGCTGTTCGAGCGCGTGCGCGGCAAGCTGTACCCAAAACCGGAAGCGCACCGCCTGTTCGTCGAAACCGAAAAACTGCACCGCGACTTGCAGGGCATACGGCGCCTGGCCGCCGGCTTGAAAGGTCAGGCGGTGGAAACCGTCCGGCTGGTCTCGACACCGACCATCGCGATCAGCGTCTTGCCGAAAGCCATGACCGACTGGCGCCGCGATTTCCCGCTGATGCGCTGCCAGCTGGCGACCCATCACACCAGCGAAATCGTCAATACGCTGCGCCTGGGCGAAGCCGACCTCGCATTATCTCTGCAAGACCCGCGCCATCCCGGCATCGTCGCCGAAGCGATCGCACAAGGCGTGATGACCGCGATCGCGCCGGCTGGCACCTGGCGCGCGGCCGATTGCGGCACGCCGCTGTTTGCCCAAGGTTTAAACGGGGAATTGATCGGTCACGCCGACCACGATCCGCTGGGCGAACTGGTGATTGCCGCGTGCGAGGCGCAAGATATCCAGCCGGTATTCAATACCGTGGTGCAAACCTACCAGATCGCCCGCTCGCTGGTCGAGGCCGGCGCCGGCATGGCAGTGGTCGATCCGTTCACGGCGGCGTCGGGATCGTCGGAGCGCTTGCAGCGGCGGCCGTGGGCGCCGGCGATACCGGTGCAATTATTCTTGCTGACGGCCAGCCATGCGCCGCTGTCGCATGGCGCGCGGCAATTGGCCAACAGCATCGGCATGGCCGCCAGGGCTTGCCTGGAACGAGGCAAGCCATGAGTGGTGCAACCCTGAGCAGCGCCGCGGTGGCCGGCAGCGGACAATTCCGCCACTTGAGCGGCATCGCCGGCATCCGCATCGATTTGCGTTATGCGAGCGCCGACAACTTCGTCGGCCGCGACCTGTATTCGCCGCTCGACTGCGCCTGGCTGCACCGCGACGCCGCCGCCGCGCTGGAGCGGGCGGTGGCCTGGCTGGCCGCCCGCAAGCCGTATCACCAATTGCTGGTGCTGGACGCGTTGCGACCGCAAAGCGTGCAGCAGCAATTATGGGATGCCTTGCAAGGCACCGGGTTGCTGGGCTATATCGCCGAACCGGGGCGCGGCTCGATCCATTCCTTCGGCATGGCGCTCGACGTCACCATCGTCGGGCCGGATGGCCAGGAGCTCGACATGGGCACCGGCTTCGACGATTTAAGCGAGCGCTCACATCCGGTGCTGGAGCCGGCATTGCTGGCACGGGGAGAAATTACCCAGCAGCATATCGACAACCGCCGCCTGCTGCGCGACGCCATGTTCCAGGCAGGCTGGCTCGGCATCAACAGCGAATGGTGGCATTTCGATTGCGGCGACCGGGCGCTGGTCCGGCAGACTTATCCGCGGGTGCTTTGACCCGCGCCTGACAGCGCCTGACTTTTATTGCTGTGCTACACCCGACGCCGCCACCCACTCGATCAAGGCGTCCAGCACGGCGCGGCCATTGCCGTTACCGACCAGGTCGTGGTTGATGATCGCCACCACCACGCATTGCTGGTTGTTGGCGTCCGGCACGTAGCCGGCGATGGCGCTGACGTTTTTCAGCGTGCCGGTCTTGATGCGCGCGCGCGCGGCGGCTGGCGTGCCGATCAGGCGGCGGCGCATGGTGCCGTCCAGCGCGACGATAGGCAAGCTGGACAGGAACTCGGGCGCCCATGGGCCGATACTGGCGGCCTGCATCAGCGCCGCCATCTGGCCGGCGCTGATGCGCTCGGTGCGCGACAAGCCGGAACCGTTTTCGATGATCAAGCCCTGGTCGTCGATATGGTGGCGCTGGAACCAGTCATGCACCACCTGGCGCGCACGGCTGACGGTGTCTTCCGGCGCGGCCAGCGCCACCGGGCGGCTGCCCAGCCAGCCATCGCTTTCCAGGCTGCCGAGGCTCAGGAACAGCGTGCGCGCCAGCGTGTTGTCGGAATTCTTGTTGATATCACGCAGCACTTCCGGCAAGGCGCGCGCCACATGGTCGGCCAGCAAGCGGCTGCCGACCGGCGTCGCCACCGGCGGCTGTCCGGTAGGCGGCGCTTCGCGCACGATGCCGCTGAAGCTGCCGCCCAGGCGTTTCCAGTTGCTGCGGAACAGGCGGTCGGCGTAATCCTGGCGGTCGAGCGCATTGATGCTGGTCGAGCGGATGCAATTGCGCGGGAAGGTGCCGTGCAGTATCACTTGCAACTTGCCGTTGGCGCCGCGCACGGTTTCCGGCGTGCGCCAGCCGTCTTCCCATGTTGCGCAACTGGCATTGATCAGTTTCATGTCGGACGTCACGCTGACATTGTCCAGTTCCGGCATCATCGCCAGCGTCAGTTTCCCATCGGTCGAGTTCAGATCGATGGTCAACATATTGGTGTTGAGCAGCAAGGCGTCGGGGATCACGTTGTAGCGCCATTCCGGCGTTTCATCGAACGGCGGCACTCCCAGGTCCGGCCGGGCCGGCTGGAACAATTGGCGGTCGAGGACCAGGT includes these proteins:
- a CDS encoding NADAR family protein encodes the protein MQPSPNESKTVNLRTYVRSECVVFHTTRDEFGGLSNMASGFPLSVNGISIRTSEALYQVCRFPHRPDVQQFIIDEASPMIAKRKSKPYRDETRSDWDLVRHKIMRWSLRVKLARHYSTFGELLLSTGERDIVEQSSKDNFWGAFVRPDGTLIGQNILGRLLMELRERLKYDESQSLKIVEPLSVPDFFLLGREIEIVDATNDPTQPQQSRLL
- a CDS encoding phosphoribosyltransferase-like protein, with the translated sequence MNERDALLVSIASTIQTYREGEIASPNVAHVDRWARQFSSENQIIFLREFDVVLKRTFLTKAKVLDLLAKVSENAVIVGANPAEFWRKAKVLDIQLNGHSQKEMIALMVPLLKQKFQVDLNAGGTPDGKYVYLDDVTYTGSRIASDISSWLKFAPPKASVKVISLVSYTSTYYARNTRTPKVIAESGKDVSVAYGQQIQVENRVTNNHNSGVFWPIALSEEQAADDYVRAQTLQYAARKPGGKSQVFITEEGRQVLEHEFLEAGRKIRSQIKSPTNVLKPLGFGSFGVGFGSTICTYRNCPNTSPLALWWGEQEGRGALEWYPLFPRKTYE
- a CDS encoding N-acetylglucosamine kinase; its protein translation is MTILDVAVEQEFGLGIDAGGSRTRWALSAPDGQIVAEGQVDGLSALQMATADGRLSVQATFASLCQAVLHAGRPVRVRAGLTGFGGDGVLLGQWLAQLLSLDPLAVTLCNDIEIAYLDSFAPGQGYLVYAGTGSIAAWIDTDGAFHRAGGRGVMLDDGGGGFWIARQALRQIWRREDEQPGSWPASPLARAVFEQIGGSDWDRSRQFMYGQERGAVGQLALAVAASADSDKEALLILQRAGQELARLALALTRRYGQRPVVLSGRASVLHPAIAVAMRAALPAEWSLQQKVAQPHCAAARIAARSVAEY
- a CDS encoding N-acetylmuramoyl-L-alanine amidase; this encodes MKTIFLALIVAFLTGCASTTPPTLDHTYTSRSQSDRVKFVVIHYTVSNLPSSIKILTEQAVSAHYLLTDTEQPKFYTLVDESRQANHAGISNWKNYTQLNVSSIGIEIVNPGFRDTPEGRVWYPFPQAQLDQLIPLLKQIVARHNIAPENILGHNEVAPQRKQDPGPLFPWRQLADAGLINWPDAARVAGQRVVYEQLLPDAVWFQQRLALHGYPIEQTGVFDEQTRNVLIAFQMKFRNTRFDGTPDGETAAILDVLTTPAPVIPPVPAVAAQ
- a CDS encoding LysR family transcriptional regulator, with protein sequence MRLRHIEVFHAIMQVGTISGAAQVLHISQPAVTKVLQHCELQLGMPLFERVRGKLYPKPEAHRLFVETEKLHRDLQGIRRLAAGLKGQAVETVRLVSTPTIAISVLPKAMTDWRRDFPLMRCQLATHHTSEIVNTLRLGEADLALSLQDPRHPGIVAEAIAQGVMTAIAPAGTWRAADCGTPLFAQGLNGELIGHADHDPLGELVIAACEAQDIQPVFNTVVQTYQIARSLVEAGAGMAVVDPFTAASGSSERLQRRPWAPAIPVQLFLLTASHAPLSHGARQLANSIGMAARACLERGKP
- a CDS encoding M15 family metallopeptidase produces the protein MSGATLSSAAVAGSGQFRHLSGIAGIRIDLRYASADNFVGRDLYSPLDCAWLHRDAAAALERAVAWLAARKPYHQLLVLDALRPQSVQQQLWDALQGTGLLGYIAEPGRGSIHSFGMALDVTIVGPDGQELDMGTGFDDLSERSHPVLEPALLARGEITQQHIDNRRLLRDAMFQAGWLGINSEWWHFDCGDRALVRQTYPRVL
- the dacB gene encoding D-alanyl-D-alanine carboxypeptidase/D-alanyl-D-alanine endopeptidase, which translates into the protein MFRPVLFAALLGVVSSVHAQLPEPVSRLLRAAAIPEQAISVVVLRGDTTLLSHGAQQSMQPASTMKMVTTAVGLEQLGPIFRGRTEFRTSADVIDGVLKGDLILHGGADADFNDDALNHMLQNLRKQGIRKIQGDLVLDRQLFQPARPDLGVPPFDETPEWRYNVIPDALLLNTNMLTIDLNSTDGKLTLAMMPELDNVSVTSDMKLINASCATWEDGWRTPETVRGANGKLQVILHGTFPRNCIRSTSINALDRQDYADRLFRSNWKRLGGSFSGIVREAPPTGQPPVATPVGSRLLADHVARALPEVLRDINKNSDNTLARTLFLSLGSLESDGWLGSRPVALAAPEDTVSRARQVVHDWFQRHHIDDQGLIIENGSGLSRTERISAGQMAALMQAASIGPWAPEFLSSLPIVALDGTMRRRLIGTPAAARARIKTGTLKNVSAIAGYVPDANNQQCVVVAIINHDLVGNGNGRAVLDALIEWVAASGVAQQ